Proteins encoded in a region of the Flavobacterium sp. MDT1-60 genome:
- a CDS encoding Crp/Fnr family transcriptional regulator, which yields MEIFEYINIKTKIQTTKYEIIKKTFKQEVYKKGTILLKPDNASQKLIFVESGLLRMYYQLDGKVITFLFLTENAMMFPLESVFYNKTDPYGWEVVQDCTLSIAHFSDIQTLMDTVPFFERFILSESFNVLKQMSDKLYGIQMLTAEERYKKLLELHPAILQNAPLGHIASYLGISQQHLSVIRAKKN from the coding sequence ATGGAAATATTTGAATACATAAATATCAAAACCAAAATCCAAACAACAAAGTATGAGATTATAAAGAAGACCTTTAAACAAGAGGTTTATAAAAAAGGGACTATTCTTTTAAAACCAGATAATGCATCCCAGAAGTTGATTTTTGTAGAATCAGGTTTGTTACGGATGTATTACCAATTAGACGGTAAAGTAATTACTTTTCTTTTCCTTACAGAGAACGCCATGATGTTTCCTCTCGAAAGTGTTTTTTATAACAAGACTGACCCTTACGGGTGGGAAGTTGTTCAGGATTGTACATTAAGTATTGCTCACTTTTCTGACATACAGACCCTTATGGATACTGTTCCGTTTTTTGAACGCTTTATTCTGTCTGAATCTTTCAATGTACTTAAGCAAATGTCAGATAAGCTCTATGGCATCCAAATGCTAACAGCTGAAGAGCGGTACAAAAAACTACTCGAATTACATCCGGCCATCCTTCAAAATGCGCCATTGGGACATATAGCATCCTATCTTGGTATTTCTCAACAACACTTAAGTGTTATTCGTGCAAAAAAAAATTAA